In the genome of Gordonia rubripertincta, one region contains:
- a CDS encoding fatty acid desaturase family protein produces the protein MAITDINEYAHLTDADVEALGAELDALRREIEADRGMRDVKYLRRTILAHRALEVTGRVALLGSRSRPLWLFGTGALALSKIIENMELGHNVMHGQWDWMNDPEVHSTTWEWDMVCASPHWKHSHNYIHHKYTNVVGMDHDVGYKILRVTRDEPWEPRRLFQPFFNVLLAATFEWGIGLHDLGLKEVIQGEKPKEVAIPQIKEFGRKIAKQVAKDYVLFPALTGPNFKHTLTANLTANLIRNLWAYVVIFCGHFPDGAEKFTVESLENETQGQWYLRQMLGTANFDAGPAMAFLSGNLCYQIEHHLYPDLPSNRYADIAERVRALCDKYDLPYTTGSLAVQYFQTLRTINKLALPDQLLRATADDAPETASEKRFAGMPRTTGLKTAIRQLRARRRRR, from the coding sequence ATGGCCATCACTGACATCAACGAGTACGCGCATCTGACCGACGCCGATGTGGAGGCGCTGGGTGCCGAACTCGATGCCCTCCGCCGCGAGATCGAGGCGGACCGGGGGATGCGTGACGTCAAATATCTGCGACGCACGATCCTGGCGCACCGCGCGCTCGAGGTGACCGGACGCGTCGCGCTGCTCGGCAGCCGCTCGCGGCCGCTGTGGCTGTTCGGTACCGGCGCGCTCGCCCTCTCGAAGATCATCGAGAACATGGAGCTCGGGCACAATGTGATGCACGGGCAGTGGGACTGGATGAACGACCCGGAGGTCCACTCCACCACCTGGGAATGGGACATGGTGTGCGCCTCGCCGCACTGGAAGCACTCCCACAACTACATCCATCACAAGTACACGAACGTGGTCGGCATGGATCACGACGTGGGCTACAAGATCCTGCGCGTCACCCGCGACGAGCCGTGGGAGCCGCGCCGGCTCTTCCAGCCGTTCTTCAACGTGCTGCTGGCGGCGACTTTCGAGTGGGGGATCGGTCTGCACGATCTCGGCCTCAAGGAGGTCATCCAGGGCGAGAAGCCCAAAGAGGTCGCGATCCCGCAGATCAAGGAGTTCGGTCGCAAGATCGCCAAGCAGGTCGCGAAGGACTACGTGCTGTTCCCGGCGCTGACCGGCCCCAACTTCAAGCACACGCTGACGGCGAACCTCACCGCGAACCTGATCCGCAACCTGTGGGCCTACGTGGTGATCTTCTGCGGCCACTTCCCTGATGGCGCAGAGAAGTTCACGGTCGAGTCCCTCGAGAACGAGACGCAGGGCCAGTGGTACCTGCGGCAGATGCTCGGCACCGCGAACTTCGACGCGGGGCCGGCGATGGCGTTCCTCAGCGGCAACCTCTGCTACCAGATCGAGCACCATCTCTATCCGGACCTGCCGAGCAACCGCTACGCCGACATCGCCGAGCGGGTGCGGGCTCTATGTGACAAGTACGACCTGCCCTACACCACGGGTTCGCTTGCGGTGCAGTACTTTCAGACGCTGCGCACGATCAACAAGCTCGCCCTGCCCGATCAGCTCTTGCGGGCGACCGCCGACGACGCTCCGGAAACCGCGTCGGAGAAGCGCTTTGCCGGGATGCCGCGGACGACCGGGCTCAAGACGGCGATTCGTCAGCTGCGGGCGCGGCGTCGTCGTCGCTGA
- a CDS encoding fatty acid desaturase family protein, whose protein sequence is MAITDIPEYAHLTEADVEALGAELDAIRAEVEASRGERDARYLRNTIRFQRGLEFAGRALLFGSTKKSLWWAGAGALGVAKIVENMELGHNVMHGQWDWMNDPEVHSSTWEWDNTDPSAHWKHTHNYIHHKYTNVLGMDDDVGYGLLRVTRDQRWRPFNYGNLVYNTILALAFQYGVAVQHLELGKKRRTPEEREQHKRDVADVLSKIGKQVAKDYLAYPALVSATTGHKVGYVNAYRKAATANALGNVIRNVWSNAVIFCGHFPDGAEKFTKQDIDSESQAEWYLRQMLGSANFDSGFVLAFMSGNLSYQIEHHIFPDLPSNRYAEIAVKVRALCDKYDLPYTSGPFPVQYAKTWRTIAKLSLPDKYLKATADDAPETASERRFKQGLPEGTRLQATIDEQTGTRRGLRSAIAGLRERRRAGRGRRAVVTPLHAARGDDEAAA, encoded by the coding sequence ATGGCGATCACGGACATCCCCGAGTACGCACATCTGACCGAGGCGGACGTCGAGGCACTCGGTGCCGAACTCGACGCGATCCGCGCGGAGGTCGAGGCAAGTCGGGGCGAACGTGACGCCCGCTACCTGCGCAACACGATCCGGTTCCAGCGCGGCCTCGAGTTCGCCGGACGCGCACTGCTCTTCGGCTCCACCAAGAAGTCGCTCTGGTGGGCCGGCGCGGGTGCCCTCGGCGTGGCGAAGATCGTCGAGAACATGGAGCTCGGGCACAACGTGATGCACGGGCAGTGGGACTGGATGAACGATCCCGAGGTGCACAGCTCGACGTGGGAGTGGGACAACACCGACCCGTCGGCGCACTGGAAGCACACTCACAACTACATCCATCACAAGTATACGAACGTGCTGGGCATGGACGACGACGTGGGCTACGGCCTGCTGCGCGTCACCCGCGATCAGCGGTGGCGTCCGTTCAACTACGGCAACCTCGTCTACAACACGATCCTCGCGCTGGCGTTCCAGTACGGCGTCGCCGTGCAGCACCTCGAGCTGGGTAAGAAGCGCCGGACGCCGGAGGAGCGGGAACAGCACAAGCGCGATGTCGCCGACGTGCTGTCGAAGATCGGCAAGCAGGTCGCCAAGGACTACCTCGCCTATCCGGCGCTGGTCAGCGCTACCACCGGACACAAGGTCGGTTACGTCAACGCCTACCGCAAGGCGGCCACCGCGAACGCGCTCGGCAATGTCATCCGCAACGTGTGGAGCAACGCCGTCATCTTCTGCGGGCACTTCCCCGACGGTGCGGAGAAGTTCACCAAGCAGGACATCGACAGCGAGTCTCAGGCCGAATGGTACCTGCGCCAGATGCTGGGCAGCGCCAACTTCGACTCCGGTTTTGTCCTCGCGTTCATGAGCGGCAACCTGTCGTACCAGATCGAGCACCACATCTTCCCGGATCTGCCGAGCAACCGGTACGCCGAGATCGCGGTGAAGGTGCGCGCGCTGTGCGACAAGTACGACCTGCCCTACACCTCGGGTCCGTTCCCGGTGCAGTACGCCAAGACCTGGCGGACCATCGCCAAGCTGTCGCTGCCGGACAAGTACCTCAAGGCGACCGCCGACGATGCGCCGGAGACCGCGTCCGAGCGTCGCTTCAAGCAGGGGCTGCCGGAGGGCACCCGACTCCAGGCGACCATCGACGAGCAGACCGGTACCCGTCGTGGGCTGCGCTCGGCCATCGCAGGTCTGCGTGAGCGTCGTCGGGCCGGACGCGGACGCCGTGCCGTGGTGACGCCGCTGCACGCGGCACGCGGCGATGACGAGGCTGCCGCCTGA
- a CDS encoding ferredoxin reductase, whose protein sequence is MGLLERFEEPVAGVAARSRGAQWVRAAVTRITTPLLPDDYLHLANPLWSARELRGKVISVHRETEDSATIRIRPGWGFSFDYAPGQYVGIGVLMDGRWTWRSYSLTSTPDASANDKTIAITVKAMPEGFLSTHLVNGLTPGTVVRLAAPRGEFVLPDPLPAKILFATAGSGLTPIISMLRTVRQRKQSTDIRLIHSTPTEAELLFADELQAMAASGLIDLHVQYTRSAGKVTPEVLPSLCEDWRERQTWACGPAGFLDGLHRLYSADDLTDHLHIERFALERGVVGAQGGTVTFKRSGKTAEVDGATTLLEAGEAAGEIMPFGCRMGICQSCVVMLDKGCVRDLRSGVEHVEGERIQTCISAAAGDCTLDV, encoded by the coding sequence TTGGGTCTGCTCGAGCGATTCGAAGAACCGGTGGCCGGGGTCGCGGCACGTAGCCGCGGTGCGCAGTGGGTCCGTGCGGCGGTCACCCGCATCACGACGCCCCTGCTTCCCGACGACTATCTGCACCTCGCCAACCCGTTGTGGTCGGCCCGCGAGCTGCGCGGCAAGGTCATCTCGGTGCACCGGGAGACCGAGGACAGTGCGACCATCCGGATCCGTCCGGGCTGGGGATTCTCCTTCGACTACGCGCCCGGCCAGTACGTCGGCATCGGTGTGCTCATGGACGGCCGTTGGACGTGGCGCTCGTACTCGCTCACCTCGACCCCTGATGCGTCGGCGAACGACAAGACCATCGCCATCACCGTGAAGGCGATGCCCGAGGGCTTCCTGTCGACCCACCTCGTGAACGGCCTGACGCCGGGCACCGTCGTGCGTCTTGCCGCACCGCGCGGCGAGTTCGTCCTGCCCGACCCGTTGCCCGCGAAGATCCTGTTCGCGACGGCCGGCAGCGGCCTCACGCCGATCATCTCGATGCTGCGGACCGTCCGGCAGCGCAAGCAGAGCACCGACATCCGCCTCATCCACTCGACGCCCACCGAGGCCGAGCTGCTCTTCGCCGACGAACTGCAGGCGATGGCGGCCTCCGGCCTCATCGACCTCCACGTCCAGTACACCCGCAGCGCGGGCAAGGTCACCCCGGAGGTGCTGCCGTCCCTGTGTGAGGACTGGCGCGAACGCCAGACCTGGGCCTGCGGACCGGCAGGATTCCTCGACGGCCTGCATCGTCTCTACTCCGCTGACGACCTGACCGACCATCTCCACATCGAACGTTTCGCCCTCGAACGCGGTGTGGTCGGTGCACAGGGCGGCACGGTCACGTTCAAGCGGTCGGGCAAGACAGCCGAGGTCGACGGCGCGACCACCCTCCTCGAGGCCGGTGAGGCCGCGGGTGAGATCATGCCGTTCGGCTGCCGGATGGGGATCTGCCAAAGCTGTGTGGTGATGCTCGACAAGGGTTGCGTGCGCGATCTGCGCTCCGGTGTCGAGCACGTCGAGGGCGAACGCATCCAGACGTGCATCAGTGCAGCCGCGGGTGACTGCACGCTGGACGTCTGA
- a CDS encoding DUF6912 family protein, translating into MRVYLPATLAMLMQLNSEGEFRPIGGTGFALTPALREAFVSGDDEELSEVAMREAARASLRLLAGEAPESGDAEAERDLAADEAVTKPGVTPSLPPRRVVVAADVEDVKLRPDLDDAVVKVGGTIPLSAVASVHVDVKEAEGKVRAAVVVIDAADMGDLDAELAVGDIEDFDLAWYATQELPFLLELL; encoded by the coding sequence ATGAGGGTCTACCTGCCGGCGACGTTGGCAATGCTGATGCAGCTCAACTCTGAAGGCGAGTTCCGGCCGATCGGCGGCACCGGGTTCGCGTTGACCCCGGCATTGCGCGAGGCGTTCGTCTCGGGCGACGACGAGGAGCTCTCGGAGGTCGCGATGCGGGAGGCTGCCCGGGCGTCGCTGCGTCTTCTCGCCGGGGAGGCGCCAGAATCCGGCGACGCCGAGGCCGAGCGCGATCTCGCCGCGGACGAGGCGGTGACGAAGCCAGGAGTCACCCCGTCGCTGCCGCCGCGCCGCGTGGTCGTCGCCGCCGACGTCGAGGACGTGAAACTGCGTCCCGATCTCGACGATGCGGTGGTCAAGGTCGGCGGGACGATCCCGCTCTCGGCGGTCGCCTCGGTCCACGTCGACGTGAAAGAGGCGGAGGGCAAGGTACGTGCCGCGGTGGTCGTCATCGATGCCGCCGACATGGGTGACCTGGACGCCGAACTGGCTGTCGGCGACATCGAGGACTTCGACCTCGCCTGGTACGCCACCCAGGAGCTGCCGTTCCTGCTGGAACTGCTCTGA
- a CDS encoding wax ester/triacylglycerol synthase family O-acyltransferase, translating to MVNRLSPRDAMYYFLDDSRSTTHLGALLVVDPCVGEPKKADHPTTGDAGALAASPRPALDYQSLVSLVENRLQLAPRYRQVVREVTLGLARPVWVDDRDFDINFHIRRSGLPRPGGPADLAELISRVMSRPLDRTRPLWEMYLIEGLADGRLAILTKSHRCLIDGPDHPEISEVICDPTVEPEELPEELWMPGSPPGSANLVVGALAEAMARPGDLVETVVHGNGLVSEVRSVVGRTVRRAGDVVGQLTDHAPRSPLNNTGTTTRTFTTASVPRRDCAKIADHHNCTVNDVELAIISGVVRRWMLSVDPAAVPADTVRVVIPLSPRDPGVEVEAEAEPGWINVGKPSFVTDLPVGESNPTVRLAQVAGLAERYAQSSRRMSTGPSPLFPELGVVPFADFSSRAFRSLDSRGYNVPVAMSTAPVADRFVLGVPVREIFYIPVLVSQRALAVSIVEYGDRLQFSFMADRGVIPDLPVLADYVTESFEELLTTD from the coding sequence GACGCATCTCGGGGCGTTGCTGGTCGTGGACCCCTGTGTCGGCGAGCCGAAGAAGGCCGACCACCCGACGACCGGGGATGCCGGGGCCCTGGCCGCGTCCCCTCGACCCGCGCTCGACTACCAATCGCTGGTGTCGCTGGTCGAGAACCGGCTCCAGCTGGCGCCCCGGTATCGGCAGGTGGTCCGCGAGGTCACGCTCGGACTTGCCCGCCCGGTGTGGGTCGACGACCGGGATTTCGACATCAACTTCCATATCCGGCGCTCGGGGTTACCGCGGCCCGGTGGGCCCGCGGATCTCGCCGAGCTCATCTCCCGGGTGATGTCCCGGCCGTTGGATCGCACCAGGCCGCTGTGGGAGATGTACCTGATCGAGGGCCTGGCCGATGGCCGGCTCGCGATCCTCACCAAGTCGCACCGGTGTCTGATCGATGGTCCGGACCACCCGGAGATCAGCGAGGTCATCTGCGACCCCACCGTCGAGCCGGAGGAGCTGCCCGAGGAGCTGTGGATGCCCGGCTCGCCGCCGGGGTCGGCGAACCTGGTCGTGGGTGCACTCGCAGAGGCGATGGCGCGTCCCGGCGACCTCGTCGAGACCGTGGTGCACGGCAACGGCCTGGTCTCCGAGGTGCGGTCGGTGGTCGGCCGGACCGTCCGCCGGGCCGGTGACGTCGTCGGCCAGCTCACCGACCACGCGCCGCGCAGCCCGCTCAACAACACGGGCACGACGACCCGCACGTTCACCACGGCGTCGGTCCCTCGCCGCGATTGCGCGAAGATCGCCGACCACCACAACTGCACCGTCAACGACGTGGAACTCGCCATCATCTCGGGTGTGGTGCGCCGGTGGATGCTGTCGGTCGATCCGGCGGCCGTGCCGGCCGACACCGTCCGCGTGGTGATCCCGCTGTCGCCGCGAGACCCCGGGGTGGAGGTCGAGGCGGAGGCGGAACCGGGCTGGATCAACGTCGGCAAACCGAGTTTCGTGACGGACCTGCCTGTCGGGGAGTCGAATCCGACGGTGCGTCTCGCCCAGGTCGCCGGCCTCGCCGAGCGCTATGCGCAGTCGTCGCGGCGGATGAGCACCGGGCCGAGCCCACTGTTCCCGGAGCTCGGCGTCGTGCCCTTCGCCGACTTCAGCTCGCGCGCGTTCCGGTCGCTCGACAGCCGCGGGTACAACGTCCCGGTGGCGATGAGCACCGCCCCGGTTGCCGACCGGTTCGTGCTCGGCGTGCCGGTCCGCGAGATCTTCTACATCCCGGTTCTCGTCTCGCAGAGGGCACTTGCGGTGAGCATCGTCGAATACGGCGACCGGTTGCAGTTCTCGTTCATGGCCGACCGCGGCGTCATCCCCGACCTGCCCGTGCTGGCGGACTACGTCACCGAGTCCTTCGAGGAGTTGCTGACCACCGACTGA